One Setaria italica strain Yugu1 chromosome I, Setaria_italica_v2.0, whole genome shotgun sequence DNA window includes the following coding sequences:
- the LOC101758006 gene encoding uncharacterized protein LOC101758006 isoform X1 → MAMLRSALGSVFRRLSGPSAAPSMMRQRGAEILRSPTLPSLRPAELLVPHPEPAAQLMRTFMSPAATGTAARTRGVPNFQGWQHFPVGTEGVKCLQQKRFLSVERKETSRMRVVAWLDRHFGPRFQLTLVIVVGMSSFVTTVTTFHRLDKAPTKSNNFNSAKKRHW, encoded by the exons ATGGCGATGTTGCGCTCGGCGTTGGGGAGTGTTTTCCGCCGCCTATCGGGACCCTCAGCAGCTCCTTCGATGATGAGGCAACGCGGGGCAGAGATCCTCCGATCCCCGACGCTGCCGTCGCTCCGCCCCGCGGAGCTATTGGTTCCGCATCCCGAACCAGCGGCCCAGCTGATGAGGACCTTCATGTCTCCTGCCGCTACTGGTACTGCGGCGCGCACCCGCGGCGTCCCTAATTTCCAG GGCTGGCAGCATTTCCCTGTTGGGACCGAGGGTGTGAAGTGCTTACAGCAGAAGAGGTTCCTCTCGGTGGAAAGGAAAGA AACATCAAGGATGCGGGTCGTGGCATGGCTGGATAGACATTTTGGCCCACGCTTTCAGCTCACGTTGGTAATTGTCGTTGGCATGTCTTCTTTTGTGACGACGGTTACGACCTTTCACCGCCTCGACAAAGCACCTACAAAATCCAATAATTTTAATTCTGCAAAGAAGCGGCACTGGTGA